A window of the Candidatus Methylomirabilota bacterium genome harbors these coding sequences:
- the recG gene encoding ATP-dependent DNA helicase RecG produces the protein MTPTGPRSLGAASEPAAKPGPRTRLEALPGVGPQRAKLLAKLGLVTIEDALGQHLPSRHEDRSQILPLGRLTVGEARTCAGTIAGISPPPRGRPRMPLTVMIRDASGFLRCVWFNQPYLARVFKRGQYLIVHGKVQPYGRGPLQMQVKDYELVEDEEDETLHTGRLVPVYPATEGLTQRPLRRLMKRLVDGWADTIEDPLPATVREKLGLLPLGQAIRGAHFPDTDASQSLARGRLVFDDFFLLEIGLALRRHREGRRRGLAMNPRGDLAQRLLAGLPYTLTAAQERVRREIKMDMAEPYPMNRLLQGDVGSGKTVVAALAMVTAIEAGYQAALMAPTEILAEQHMMTLQALLEPLGARVVLLTSAVKGKARQAAVEAVESGAAACAVGTHALVQGGVAFKRLGLAVIDEQHRFGVGHRAALRGKAESPDVLVMTATPIPRTLALTLYGDLDVSVLDELPPGRKPVRTEAREEKARQKIYAFLRDEMTAGRQVYVVCPLVEESEVSDLRAATEVAERLQGQVFPERRVGLIHGRLGFLEKERVMREFKEGALHVLVATTVIEVGIDVPNASVMLVEHAERFGLSQLHQLRGRVGRGPFKSFCILLAGAAGEDGQRRIEAMTETNDGFKIAEVDLALRGPGEFFGTRQSGLPEFRVADLLRDGAVLETARREAFAVVQADPSLLAPAHRRLREALLARWRGKLDLAGIG, from the coding sequence TTGACCCCCACCGGCCCACGATCCCTCGGCGCGGCGTCTGAGCCCGCGGCCAAGCCCGGGCCCCGCACGCGTCTGGAGGCGCTTCCCGGAGTCGGCCCGCAGCGCGCGAAGCTCCTCGCCAAGCTCGGACTCGTCACCATCGAGGACGCGCTCGGCCAGCACCTGCCCAGCCGACACGAGGACCGCAGCCAGATCCTCCCCCTCGGGCGTCTCACGGTGGGCGAGGCGCGCACGTGCGCCGGTACCATCGCGGGGATCAGCCCTCCCCCGAGGGGACGGCCGCGCATGCCCTTGACCGTCATGATCCGCGACGCCAGCGGCTTCCTCCGCTGCGTCTGGTTCAACCAGCCGTACCTGGCGCGAGTCTTCAAGCGCGGGCAGTACCTGATCGTGCACGGAAAAGTCCAGCCCTATGGCCGTGGTCCCCTCCAGATGCAGGTCAAGGACTACGAGCTCGTCGAAGACGAGGAGGACGAGACGCTCCACACGGGCCGGCTCGTCCCCGTCTATCCGGCCACCGAGGGCCTGACCCAGCGCCCCCTGCGTCGTTTGATGAAGCGTCTCGTAGACGGATGGGCCGATACGATCGAAGATCCATTGCCGGCGACCGTCCGCGAGAAGCTCGGCCTTCTGCCCCTGGGCCAGGCCATTCGGGGCGCTCATTTCCCGGATACGGATGCCTCGCAGTCCCTGGCCCGCGGCCGACTCGTCTTCGACGATTTCTTTCTCCTGGAGATCGGCCTCGCCCTTCGCCGGCACCGTGAGGGCCGTCGGCGCGGCCTCGCCATGAATCCCCGGGGCGACCTGGCCCAACGTCTGCTCGCGGGGCTGCCCTACACGCTGACGGCCGCCCAGGAGCGCGTCCGGCGCGAGATCAAGATGGACATGGCCGAGCCCTATCCCATGAACCGCCTGCTCCAGGGCGACGTCGGCTCGGGCAAGACCGTGGTGGCGGCGTTGGCCATGGTCACGGCCATCGAAGCCGGCTACCAGGCGGCCCTCATGGCTCCCACGGAAATCCTGGCCGAGCAGCACATGATGACGCTGCAGGCGCTCCTCGAGCCCCTGGGCGCGCGCGTCGTCCTGCTCACCAGCGCGGTCAAGGGCAAGGCCCGACAGGCGGCCGTGGAGGCCGTGGAGAGCGGCGCGGCCGCCTGCGCCGTGGGCACCCACGCCCTCGTGCAGGGGGGCGTGGCCTTCAAGCGGCTGGGTCTCGCCGTCATCGACGAGCAGCACCGCTTCGGGGTGGGGCATCGCGCGGCCCTCCGCGGCAAGGCCGAGAGTCCCGACGTCCTCGTCATGACGGCCACGCCGATCCCGCGCACCCTCGCCCTCACCCTCTACGGCGACCTCGACGTCTCCGTGCTCGACGAGCTGCCGCCCGGGCGCAAGCCGGTGCGCACGGAGGCTCGCGAGGAGAAGGCCCGGCAGAAGATCTACGCCTTCCTTCGCGACGAGATGACGGCGGGCCGGCAGGTCTACGTCGTCTGCCCGCTCGTCGAGGAATCCGAGGTCTCGGATCTCCGCGCCGCCACCGAGGTGGCCGAGCGGCTGCAGGGGCAGGTGTTCCCGGAGCGTCGCGTGGGACTGATCCACGGCCGGCTGGGTTTCCTGGAGAAGGAGCGCGTCATGCGGGAGTTCAAGGAGGGCGCCCTCCACGTTCTCGTAGCCACCACGGTCATCGAGGTCGGCATCGACGTGCCCAATGCCTCCGTCATGCTCGTCGAGCACGCCGAGCGCTTCGGGCTCTCTCAGCTCCACCAGCTTCGCGGGCGCGTGGGGCGCGGGCCCTTCAAGAGCTTCTGCATCCTCTTGGCCGGGGCGGCGGGCGAGGACGGCCAGCGACGCATCGAGGCGATGACGGAGACGAATGACGGGTTCAAGATCGCCGAGGTCGACCTCGCGCTCCGCGGGCCGGGGGAGTTCTTCGGCACGCGTCAGTCGGGCTTGCCGGAGTTCCGCGTGGCCGATCTCCTGCGCGACGGCGCCGTCCTCGAGACGGCGCGCCGCGAGGCCTTCGCGGTCGTCCAGGCCGATCCGAGCCTGCTCGCTCCCGCCCACCGACGGCTCCGCGAGGCCCTCCTCGCGCGCTGGCGCGGCAAGCTCGACCTGGCGGGGATAGGCTGA
- a CDS encoding metallopeptidase family protein, protein MTHTEFETLVERALRTLPRRFKDKISNVAIVVEDWADEETLEQVGIEPPDTLYGLYRGIDLTRRDTSYGNVLPDTIHIYQGPIEEDCADAEEMAELVRDTVIHEIGHYFGLDDDTMEDIEGHE, encoded by the coding sequence ATGACGCACACGGAGTTCGAGACGCTCGTCGAGCGGGCCCTCCGTACCTTGCCCCGCCGGTTCAAAGACAAGATCAGCAACGTGGCCATCGTGGTGGAGGACTGGGCGGACGAGGAGACCCTGGAGCAGGTCGGCATCGAGCCGCCCGACACCCTCTACGGCCTCTACCGGGGCATCGATCTCACCCGCCGCGACACCTCCTACGGCAATGTCCTGCCGGACACGATCCACATCTATCAAGGGCCGATCGAGGAGGACTGCGCCGATGCCGAGGAGATGGCCGAGCTCGTGCGCGACACCGTGATCCACGAGATCGGACACTATTTCGGTCTCGATGACGACACCATGGAAGACATCGAAGGCCACGAGTAG
- a CDS encoding pyridoxal phosphate-dependent aminotransferase translates to MLADRVATLQPSPTLAMQAKAKAMRAQGINVISFGAGEPDFDTPRRIKDAAIRAIESGQTKYTEVGGIPELRAAVCHKLKRDLGLEYAPDEVTVSCGAKHTLYNIVMALVNPGDEVLIPSPFWVSYPEQVQLLGGVPVPVETSESTGFDLDPAAVKKAVTAKTKLLILNSPGNPTGAVFSAQALREVGELAVARDLWIVSDECYEPLTYEGHHVSIASLSPEIKARTLVVNTCSKAYAMTGWRLGFAAGARPIIKAMTDIQSQVTSNPTSITQWAAVEALAGPQDEIATMVHEFDRRRRVIVEALNAMPGIRCVMPKGAFYVFPNISGLFGKRGKGGVLKGSADVCAFLLDEARIATVAGVDFGSDAHIRLSYATGLETIKEGMSRMAAALRGLDG, encoded by the coding sequence ATGCTCGCTGACCGGGTCGCCACTCTCCAGCCCTCTCCCACCCTCGCCATGCAGGCCAAGGCCAAGGCCATGCGCGCGCAGGGCATCAACGTCATCTCCTTCGGAGCGGGAGAGCCCGACTTCGATACCCCGCGCCGCATCAAGGATGCGGCCATCCGGGCCATCGAGAGCGGGCAGACGAAGTACACGGAGGTCGGCGGTATTCCCGAGCTCCGCGCCGCCGTCTGCCACAAACTGAAGCGCGACCTCGGGCTCGAGTACGCGCCCGACGAGGTGACGGTATCCTGCGGGGCCAAGCACACCCTCTACAACATCGTCATGGCCCTCGTGAACCCCGGCGACGAGGTGCTGATCCCCAGCCCCTTCTGGGTCTCCTATCCCGAGCAGGTGCAGCTGCTCGGCGGGGTGCCCGTGCCCGTGGAAACGTCGGAATCCACCGGCTTCGACCTGGATCCGGCCGCCGTGAAGAAGGCGGTGACGGCGAAGACCAAGCTCCTGATCCTGAACAGCCCCGGCAATCCGACGGGCGCGGTCTTCTCCGCCCAGGCCCTGCGCGAGGTCGGCGAGCTGGCCGTGGCGCGCGATCTCTGGATCGTCTCCGACGAGTGCTACGAGCCGCTGACCTATGAGGGACACCACGTCTCCATCGCCTCGCTCTCGCCCGAGATCAAGGCGCGCACCCTCGTCGTCAACACGTGCTCCAAGGCCTATGCCATGACGGGCTGGCGACTCGGCTTCGCCGCGGGCGCCCGGCCCATCATCAAGGCCATGACGGATATCCAGAGCCAGGTGACGTCGAACCCGACCTCGATCACGCAGTGGGCCGCCGTGGAGGCGCTGGCCGGGCCCCAGGACGAGATTGCCACCATGGTCCACGAGTTCGACCGGCGCCGCCGGGTCATCGTGGAGGCCCTCAACGCCATGCCGGGCATTCGCTGCGTCATGCCCAAGGGCGCGTTCTACGTCTTCCCGAATATCTCCGGGCTCTTCGGCAAGCGGGGGAAGGGCGGCGTGCTCAAGGGCTCGGCGGACGTCTGCGCTTTTCTCCTTGACGAGGCGCGCATCGCCACGGTGGCCGGAGTGGACTTCGGCTCGGATGCCCATATCCGCCTCTCCTACGCGACGGGGCTCGAGACGATCAAGGAAGGCATGAGCCGCATGGCGGCCGCCCTCCGAGGGCTCGACGGATGA
- the rsmD gene encoding 16S rRNA (guanine(966)-N(2))-methyltransferase RsmD — MRVLAGELKGQRLITPKGRTTRPTADQVRIACLDTLMPYLEAGPFLDLFAGAGGIGIEGLSRGAPSAVFVEEDRGAIAALSDNVARLGLKDRARIIRADVTRALATLASEGARFAVVFLDPPYDSLHTAGTLDRLGEGACLTPGAVVVAQHPSKQPPAPDRGLLALWKTKRFGETTLTFFRARA; from the coding sequence ATGCGCGTCCTCGCCGGCGAGCTCAAGGGGCAGCGGCTCATCACGCCCAAGGGTCGGACCACGAGGCCCACCGCCGATCAGGTGCGCATTGCCTGCCTCGACACCCTCATGCCCTATCTGGAGGCGGGGCCTTTCCTCGATCTCTTCGCGGGGGCGGGCGGAATCGGGATCGAGGGACTCTCGCGGGGGGCGCCGTCGGCCGTCTTCGTCGAGGAGGACCGCGGGGCCATCGCCGCCCTCTCGGACAACGTGGCGCGCCTCGGGCTCAAGGACCGCGCGCGTATCATCCGCGCGGACGTCACGCGTGCGTTGGCGACCCTGGCCTCCGAGGGGGCGCGCTTCGCCGTCGTCTTCCTCGACCCGCCCTATGACTCGCTCCACACCGCGGGTACGCTCGATCGGCTGGGCGAGGGCGCGTGCCTCACGCCGGGGGCCGTGGTGGTCGCGCAGCATCCGAGCAAGCAGCCGCCCGCGCCCGACCGGGGCCTCCTCGCGCTGTGGAAAACGAAGCGCTTCGGGGAGACGACCTTGACTTTCTTTCGGGCCCGCGCGTAG
- a CDS encoding carbon monoxide dehydrogenase subunit G, with translation MKIEGSYDIPAPRDKVWAAFLDPATLAKAIPGCEGLEEIGPGEYKAKMKIGVAAIKGTFEGKVRLFDQEPPTHYRMALEGSGGPGFVRGEAAMELSDAEGGSRVSYSADVQVGGLIASVGQRMLGGVSKMMLDQFFTRMTEILAEST, from the coding sequence ATGAAAATCGAGGGCTCCTACGACATTCCGGCGCCGCGGGACAAAGTCTGGGCCGCCTTTCTCGATCCGGCCACGCTGGCCAAGGCCATTCCTGGCTGCGAAGGGCTGGAGGAGATCGGGCCCGGCGAATACAAGGCCAAGATGAAGATCGGCGTCGCCGCCATCAAGGGAACCTTCGAGGGCAAGGTGCGCCTCTTCGACCAGGAGCCCCCCACGCACTACCGGATGGCCCTCGAGGGCAGCGGGGGGCCGGGCTTCGTGCGGGGCGAGGCCGCCATGGAGCTCTCCGACGCCGAGGGGGGCTCGCGCGTGAGCTACTCCGCGGATGTCCAGGTGGGCGGGCTCATCGCGAGCGTCGGGCAGCGCATGCTCGGCGGCGTCAGCAAGATGATGCTCGACCAGTTCTTCACCCGCATGACCGAGATCCTGGCCGAGAGCACGTAG
- a CDS encoding cytochrome c: MTEPTRSTAGKRSWLARLAQKRWGTWLVALLILPTLGLIALLIYGVVLMMEDEPVVYAKIEEHFKYGSTGGERESGFPYWIFQALPRVCAIHLPGPGYASLGLVFEEGKDLPVGMSRRRYQGIDRTFLNCAVCHASTVRDSPAARPRLYLGMPAHTFNVWAFQKFLFECAKDPKSSAEYVVPEIDRLMREKGERLGPVDRYLIYPLAVALVRERLLMLRGRFEPLMPYPEWGPGRVDTFNAAKVLFNFPLGALAEAEKNAPSDFPSIWLQQPRKGKQLHWDGNNTVVEERNKSAAFGTGTTPPTIDLKAIGRIEKWLLTAEPPKYPYPVDAGKVARGAAIYERYCTSCHGASGRDFAGELVGKVTPIKDIGTDRRRLDSYTYDLAVNQSMLYAGYPWRFQHFRKTFGYANMPLDGLWLRAPYLHNGSVPSLRDLLEPSAQRPKIFFRGNDVYDPKKVGFVSNLAAQGWRSFFRFDTAVPGNSNVGHEGKAYGTELPPPDKDALVEYLKTF; encoded by the coding sequence ATGACGGAACCCACCCGTTCCACGGCTGGCAAGCGCTCGTGGCTGGCGCGCCTGGCCCAGAAGCGCTGGGGGACCTGGCTGGTCGCCCTCCTCATCCTGCCCACCCTCGGCCTCATCGCCCTCCTGATATACGGCGTCGTCCTCATGATGGAGGACGAGCCGGTCGTGTACGCCAAGATCGAGGAGCACTTCAAGTACGGTTCCACCGGCGGCGAGCGCGAGTCCGGCTTTCCCTACTGGATCTTCCAGGCCTTGCCGCGCGTGTGCGCCATCCATCTGCCCGGGCCCGGCTACGCGTCGCTCGGCTTGGTCTTCGAAGAGGGCAAGGATCTGCCCGTGGGGATGTCCAGGCGGCGGTATCAGGGGATCGATCGCACGTTCCTCAACTGCGCCGTCTGCCATGCCAGCACGGTGCGCGACAGCCCGGCGGCCCGGCCGCGCCTCTATCTCGGCATGCCCGCCCACACCTTCAACGTGTGGGCCTTCCAGAAATTCCTCTTCGAGTGCGCGAAGGATCCGAAATCCAGCGCCGAATATGTCGTGCCCGAGATCGATCGCCTCATGCGGGAGAAGGGCGAGCGGCTCGGCCCCGTCGACCGCTATCTCATCTATCCCCTCGCCGTGGCCCTCGTGCGCGAGCGGCTCCTCATGCTCCGCGGACGCTTCGAGCCGCTCATGCCGTACCCGGAGTGGGGCCCGGGGCGCGTGGACACCTTCAACGCGGCCAAGGTCCTCTTCAACTTTCCCCTCGGCGCGCTCGCCGAGGCCGAGAAGAACGCGCCGTCGGACTTTCCCTCGATCTGGCTGCAGCAGCCGCGCAAGGGCAAGCAGCTCCACTGGGACGGCAACAACACGGTGGTGGAGGAGCGCAACAAGAGCGCGGCCTTCGGCACCGGCACCACGCCACCCACCATCGACCTCAAGGCGATCGGCCGCATCGAGAAATGGCTCCTGACCGCCGAGCCGCCGAAATATCCATACCCCGTCGATGCGGGCAAGGTCGCCCGCGGGGCGGCCATCTACGAGCGGTACTGCACCTCGTGCCACGGGGCGAGCGGGCGGGACTTCGCGGGCGAGCTCGTGGGCAAGGTCACGCCCATCAAGGACATCGGCACCGACCGGCGACGGCTCGACAGCTACACGTACGACTTGGCGGTGAACCAGTCGATGCTCTACGCGGGGTACCCCTGGCGCTTCCAACACTTCCGCAAGACCTTTGGCTACGCGAACATGCCCCTCGACGGTCTCTGGCTCCGCGCCCCCTATCTCCACAATGGCTCGGTCCCCAGCCTGCGCGATCTGCTCGAGCCGTCGGCCCAGCGACCCAAGATCTTCTTCCGCGGCAACGACGTCTACGATCCGAAGAAGGTCGGCTTCGTGTCAAACCTGGCCGCGCAGGGCTGGCGGTCGTTCTTCAGGTTCGACACGGCCGTGCCCGGCAACTCCAATGTCGGGCACGAGGGCAAGGCGTACGGCACCGAGCTGCCGCCCCCGGACAAGGACGCGCTCGTCGAGTACCTGAAGACCTTCTGA
- the coaD gene encoding pantetheine-phosphate adenylyltransferase codes for MGKRAVYPGMFDPMHNGHLDVIERSLRIFDELIVAVVANPSKQPLFDVKERLEMIDEATAGMGRMRITSFDGLLIDLVHREQADCIVRGIRAVSDFEYEFQMALMNRKLRHTVETVFLTPHEKYTYISSRLIKEVSSLGAAVTGMVPSVVEERLNAKFSRK; via the coding sequence GTGGGCAAGCGGGCCGTGTATCCGGGCATGTTCGATCCGATGCACAACGGGCACCTCGACGTGATCGAGCGCAGCCTGCGCATCTTCGACGAGCTCATCGTGGCAGTGGTGGCGAATCCCTCGAAGCAGCCGCTCTTCGACGTCAAGGAGCGCCTGGAGATGATCGACGAGGCGACGGCGGGCATGGGCAGGATGCGCATCACCTCCTTTGACGGCTTGCTCATCGATCTCGTGCACCGGGAGCAGGCCGACTGCATCGTGCGCGGCATTCGCGCCGTCTCCGATTTCGAGTACGAGTTCCAGATGGCCCTCATGAACCGCAAGCTCCGCCACACGGTGGAGACGGTGTTCCTGACGCCTCACGAGAAGTACACCTACATCTCCTCCCGCCTCATCAAGGAAGTCTCCTCGCTCGGCGCGGCCGTCACGGGAATGGTGCCGTCGGTGGTGGAGGAGCGGCTGAACGCCAAATTCTCCAGAAAGTAG
- a CDS encoding bifunctional (p)ppGpp synthetase/guanosine-3',5'-bis(diphosphate) 3'-pyrophosphohydrolase: protein MTQLETLIEEIPKYQPGANLDLVNRAYRFSELSHRGQQRASGEPYLSHPLEVAGLLVNFKMDVTTVTAGLLHDVLEDTEATKDDLEREFGREIADLVDGVTKIGKLAFSSREERQAENFRKMVVAMAHDLRVLMIKLADRLHNMRTLDYLPPDKGRKIAQETLDIYAPLAHRLGMAKVKAELEDLALRVMQPEDYQDLMRRVAKRRLEREAEINQLIAILQEKLGEVDIESKIAGRPKHFYSIWKKMHEGGREFDEIYDLTAVRVLTKTVRDCYGALGVIHSLWKPVPGRFKDFIAMPKVNMYQSLHTTVIGPKGDPVEIQIRTWDMHRVAEEGIAAHWLYKEKKSERDRFDEAFVWLRQLVESQSDLKDSQEFLDSVRLDLFPDEVYVFTPKGDVKALPEGSTPLDFAYAVHTDVGHHCVGAKVNGKLVPLRYTLRQGDIVEIVASPTQHPSRDWLKIVKSSRSKAKINQWLKIEERARSLELGRELFDREAKKYRLVPATLLASEEMKKLLVELGFSSADDLLASVGYGKSSVHQVLGKLAPAVVHDEPAPDRTAKAPRKAEGAVRIRGVDDVLVRFGKCCSPVPGDGIVGFITRGRGLTVHARDCLTVVKNVLDKERLVAVEWDGGEPATRPVKIAVYIGRDRPGLLAEITAAISSRHGNITKAEITVTDDRKGINHFVIEVEDLQQLQGIMQSIREVKDIVNVERVRGL from the coding sequence TTGACCCAGCTCGAGACGCTCATAGAGGAGATCCCGAAGTACCAGCCGGGCGCGAACCTGGATCTGGTCAACCGCGCCTACCGCTTCTCCGAGCTCAGCCACCGCGGCCAGCAGCGCGCCTCGGGTGAGCCGTACCTCTCGCACCCCCTGGAAGTCGCCGGCCTCCTCGTGAACTTCAAGATGGACGTGACGACGGTTACCGCCGGCCTCCTTCACGACGTGCTCGAAGACACCGAGGCGACCAAGGACGATCTCGAGCGAGAGTTCGGCCGGGAGATCGCCGACCTCGTGGACGGCGTGACCAAGATCGGCAAGCTCGCCTTCTCGTCGCGCGAGGAGCGGCAGGCCGAGAACTTCCGGAAGATGGTCGTGGCCATGGCCCACGACCTGCGCGTGCTCATGATCAAGCTGGCCGACCGTCTCCACAACATGCGCACCCTCGACTACCTCCCGCCCGACAAGGGGCGGAAGATCGCCCAGGAGACGCTCGACATCTACGCGCCCCTGGCCCACCGTCTCGGCATGGCCAAGGTCAAGGCCGAGCTGGAGGACCTGGCCCTCCGGGTCATGCAGCCCGAGGACTACCAGGACCTGATGCGCCGGGTGGCCAAGCGCCGCCTCGAGCGCGAGGCCGAGATCAACCAGCTCATCGCCATCCTCCAGGAGAAGCTGGGGGAGGTGGACATCGAGTCGAAGATCGCCGGGCGGCCCAAGCACTTCTACTCGATCTGGAAGAAGATGCACGAAGGGGGGCGCGAGTTCGACGAGATCTACGATCTCACCGCCGTGCGCGTGCTCACCAAGACCGTGCGCGACTGCTACGGTGCCCTGGGCGTGATCCACTCGCTCTGGAAGCCCGTGCCCGGCCGCTTCAAGGACTTCATCGCCATGCCCAAGGTCAACATGTACCAGTCGCTCCACACCACGGTCATCGGGCCCAAGGGCGATCCGGTCGAGATCCAGATCCGAACCTGGGACATGCACCGGGTGGCAGAGGAGGGGATCGCCGCGCACTGGCTCTACAAGGAGAAGAAGAGCGAGCGCGACCGCTTCGACGAGGCCTTCGTGTGGCTCCGGCAGCTCGTGGAGTCGCAGAGCGATCTCAAGGACTCGCAGGAGTTTCTCGACTCGGTCCGTCTCGATCTCTTTCCCGACGAGGTCTACGTCTTCACCCCCAAGGGCGACGTCAAGGCGCTCCCGGAAGGCTCGACGCCGCTCGACTTCGCGTACGCCGTCCACACCGACGTGGGCCACCATTGTGTGGGCGCCAAGGTCAACGGCAAGCTGGTGCCCCTCCGCTACACCCTGCGCCAGGGCGATATCGTCGAGATCGTCGCCTCGCCCACCCAGCACCCGAGCCGCGACTGGCTCAAGATCGTCAAGTCGAGCCGCTCCAAGGCCAAGATCAACCAGTGGCTGAAGATCGAGGAGCGCGCCCGCTCTCTCGAGCTCGGCCGCGAGCTCTTCGACCGGGAGGCCAAGAAGTATCGGCTGGTCCCCGCCACGCTCCTGGCCTCGGAGGAGATGAAGAAGCTCCTCGTGGAGCTCGGCTTCTCCTCGGCCGACGACCTGCTCGCCTCCGTGGGCTATGGCAAGAGCTCGGTGCACCAGGTCCTGGGCAAGCTCGCGCCCGCCGTGGTCCACGACGAGCCCGCGCCCGACCGGACGGCCAAGGCGCCGCGCAAGGCCGAGGGCGCTGTTCGCATCCGGGGCGTGGACGACGTGCTCGTGCGCTTCGGCAAGTGCTGCTCGCCCGTGCCGGGCGACGGCATCGTGGGCTTCATCACACGGGGCCGAGGACTGACGGTGCACGCGCGCGACTGCCTGACCGTAGTCAAGAACGTGCTCGACAAGGAGCGGCTGGTGGCCGTGGAGTGGGACGGGGGCGAGCCCGCCACGCGCCCGGTCAAGATCGCCGTCTACATCGGGCGCGACCGTCCCGGCCTCCTCGCCGAGATCACCGCGGCCATTTCCTCGCGCCACGGCAACATCACCAAGGCGGAGATCACCGTCACCGACGACCGGAAGGGCATCAACCATTTTGTCATCGAGGTGGAGGACCTTCAGCAGCTGCAGGGCATCATGCAGAGCATCCGCGAAGTGAAGGACATCGTGAACGTGGAAAGAGTCCGCGGGCTCTAG
- a CDS encoding type IV toxin-antitoxin system AbiEi family antitoxin: MIKFKFGGEEQTLLLEITSLGQPRQIRETITRLGELRAELGGAYPVAVAQYISPQGAGILKRNGLGYLDLSGNCHLAFGNVLIEKEGKPNLRPSTRPLKSLFAPRATRVIRALLAEPARLWRLDELAKASQVSLGHAHNVVKRLVELAWLDRGEQQRIQLSKPADLLDAWVDAYTYRLNEVSTYFSPERITRKLVGELARVAQEEGRRFAFTLHSGAALVAPNVRFPAIHCYLEGDPEPVARVLGLRPGDDGGNVHLLAPYDPGVFHAPITKSGVPVVCLPQLYADLYHYERRGREQAAHIRREAMGF, translated from the coding sequence GTGATCAAATTCAAATTCGGCGGAGAAGAGCAGACGCTGCTTCTCGAAATCACTTCGCTCGGTCAGCCCCGCCAGATCCGGGAGACCATCACCCGTTTGGGGGAGCTGCGCGCCGAACTGGGCGGGGCCTATCCGGTGGCCGTGGCGCAATACATCAGCCCCCAGGGCGCGGGCATCCTGAAACGGAACGGTCTCGGATATCTCGATCTCTCGGGAAATTGCCATCTGGCCTTTGGCAATGTGCTCATCGAGAAGGAAGGCAAGCCCAATCTCCGGCCCTCGACGCGGCCGCTCAAGTCGCTCTTCGCGCCGCGCGCGACGCGCGTGATCCGGGCCCTCCTTGCCGAGCCCGCCCGCCTGTGGCGGCTCGATGAGCTCGCCAAGGCCTCGCAGGTCAGCCTCGGCCACGCGCACAACGTGGTCAAGCGCCTCGTCGAGCTCGCCTGGCTGGATCGGGGCGAGCAGCAGCGGATCCAGCTCAGCAAGCCCGCCGACCTCCTCGACGCATGGGTCGACGCCTACACGTACCGCCTCAACGAGGTCTCCACCTACTTCTCTCCCGAGCGGATCACCCGCAAGCTCGTGGGCGAGCTCGCCCGCGTTGCTCAGGAGGAGGGCCGGCGCTTCGCTTTCACGCTCCATTCCGGCGCCGCCCTCGTCGCGCCCAACGTCCGGTTCCCGGCTATCCACTGCTATCTCGAAGGCGATCCCGAGCCGGTGGCGAGGGTGCTGGGGCTGAGACCGGGTGATGACGGGGGTAATGTGCACCTGCTCGCGCCCTATGATCCTGGCGTCTTCCACGCGCCCATAACGAAAAGCGGCGTGCCCGTGGTGTGCCTGCCCCAGCTCTATGCCGATCTCTATCACTATGAGCGGCGTGGCCGTGAACAAGCGGCCCATATCCGCCGCGAAGCCATGGGCTTCTAG
- the rpmB gene encoding 50S ribosomal protein L28, whose translation MAQRCDVCGKGPSVGHKISHAHNVTKRRWLVNLVSMRGKIGDAGTVQRLRVCTRCLKAGKVVKVV comes from the coding sequence ATGGCTCAGCGTTGCGATGTGTGCGGGAAAGGCCCGTCCGTCGGCCACAAGATCAGTCACGCCCACAATGTCACGAAGCGGCGCTGGCTCGTCAACCTCGTCTCGATGCGGGGCAAGATCGGCGACGCGGGCACCGTCCAGCGCCTGCGCGTCTGCACTCGCTGCCTGAAAGCCGGAAAGGTCGTCAAGGTCGTCTAG